The Acidianus infernus genome window below encodes:
- the hsp14 gene encoding archaeal heat shock protein Hsp14, translating into MSLTSYVKKEISKKIEELSRSFYENVLPPVDIYEEGGYLNIDVDLPGFQKDKIHLRLTSSNEMIIEAERELPEGGVKYLTQRPKRISRVIRLPVAVKKDTQVTAKYENGVLHISIPVEGTTTIKIE; encoded by the coding sequence GTGAGTCTAACAAGTTACGTTAAAAAAGAAATATCTAAAAAGATAGAGGAGTTAAGTAGAAGCTTTTATGAGAACGTTCTACCTCCTGTTGACATCTACGAAGAGGGAGGATATTTAAACATTGACGTTGATTTACCTGGTTTTCAAAAGGATAAAATTCACTTAAGGTTAACCTCATCTAATGAAATGATAATTGAAGCAGAAAGAGAACTTCCAGAAGGTGGTGTAAAATACTTAACTCAAAGACCTAAAAGGATATCTAGGGTTATTAGATTACCAGTTGCGGTAAAAAAAGACACGCAAGTTACTGCAAAATATGAGAACGGAGTTCTTCATATATCAATTCCGGTAGAAGGAACTACTACTATAAAGATAGAATAA
- a CDS encoding MFS transporter produces the protein MPDDFGFKYLLISRIFRSIGLIFVTISSPLYLKALGYSPLLIGLVFSAVVGFTAILSLSLGFLGDRKGYKKSLMIAEGISTLGVLLLVITPTSSFTLLALSLMLAGITGSATGMRGLFSPGLTALVATNWKEDFERVRKIGLLSSVASLSSIGGSLMLTFMDYLPFGKIGNYKFLFFISFISLILSFTFLLFVKENREKRRIKKEKIMKKSSLKYVSKVILSNSIGAVGIGMSIPLLSLWFSLFYHATDSEIGEIFTLNYVFMSLGSFLATRIKGNILRLASLTRIMNGVFLIVMALSPYLFLAGLMYILRGLNAGFGAPNRTAVNIKGISPEDYGTASSLQGLATRFSQMSSSIGGYLMEINLPLPLEIGGLLQAISGIIYLKLFRKDVEERSIDAETKTVQ, from the coding sequence ATGCCAGATGACTTTGGTTTCAAATATTTACTTATTTCTAGAATATTTAGAAGTATAGGATTAATTTTCGTTACCATATCTTCTCCTCTGTACTTAAAGGCTTTAGGATATTCTCCACTCCTCATAGGTTTAGTTTTTTCAGCAGTTGTAGGATTTACCGCAATTCTTTCGCTTTCCCTAGGGTTTTTAGGAGATAGGAAAGGTTATAAGAAATCTCTAATGATAGCTGAAGGAATATCTACTCTAGGAGTTCTCTTATTAGTAATAACTCCTACATCGTCTTTCACGTTACTTGCCTTGTCGTTAATGTTAGCTGGAATAACTGGAAGCGCTACTGGAATGAGGGGGCTTTTCTCTCCAGGTTTAACCGCATTGGTTGCAACTAACTGGAAAGAGGATTTCGAAAGGGTAAGAAAGATAGGCCTTCTGTCTTCTGTAGCATCTTTATCGTCAATAGGAGGAAGTTTAATGTTAACTTTCATGGATTATTTACCTTTTGGTAAAATAGGAAATTACAAATTTCTATTCTTTATATCTTTTATATCTCTAATTTTATCATTTACTTTTCTTTTATTTGTTAAGGAAAATAGGGAAAAGAGAAGAATAAAGAAAGAAAAAATAATGAAAAAGAGTAGTCTAAAATACGTTTCTAAAGTCATATTATCGAATTCTATTGGAGCAGTAGGTATAGGAATGAGCATTCCTTTACTTTCTCTATGGTTTTCATTATTCTATCATGCTACAGATTCTGAAATAGGAGAGATTTTTACATTGAATTATGTATTTATGTCTCTAGGTTCATTTTTAGCTACCAGGATAAAGGGAAACATCCTTAGGCTTGCGTCACTTACCAGAATAATGAATGGAGTATTCTTAATTGTTATGGCGTTATCACCTTACCTATTTCTTGCAGGACTAATGTACATCCTTAGAGGATTAAATGCAGGCTTTGGTGCACCTAATAGGACTGCAGTGAATATAAAAGGAATTTCTCCAGAAGATTACGGAACAGCCTCAAGTCTTCAAGGACTAGCTACAAGGTTTTCACAAATGAGTTCAAGTATTGGAGGATATTTAATGGAAATAAATCTTCCATTACCTTTGGAAATAGGAGGACTACTTCAAGCAATAAGCGGAATAATATACTTAAAATTATTCAGAAAAGATGTGGAAGAAAGGTCAATTGACGCTGAAACAAAAACTGTTCAATAA
- a CDS encoding zinc ribbon domain-containing protein: protein MNKTFQGVYVNPYQLGMQLEAWLAGKGYKTQILQTGNYVVVQAKKEGVLRTIFGADRAFTVRLYGGQGFLQVDVGMSNWLKAGEITEDVVAAMVFMPLAAVEGVEEIYNVKIEHDIMKEIERLVNQSTFQPTFNQPMFQPIIQQPVMLPMQEKICKACGYRNPLNARFCMNCGNPL, encoded by the coding sequence ATGAATAAGACCTTTCAAGGAGTATATGTAAACCCTTACCAGTTAGGAATGCAGTTAGAAGCTTGGCTAGCAGGAAAAGGATATAAGACTCAAATTTTACAAACAGGCAATTACGTAGTTGTTCAAGCTAAAAAGGAAGGAGTATTAAGGACAATTTTTGGTGCAGATAGGGCTTTTACTGTAAGGCTTTATGGGGGTCAAGGATTTTTACAAGTTGACGTAGGAATGTCTAATTGGTTAAAGGCAGGAGAAATTACAGAAGACGTTGTAGCAGCAATGGTTTTTATGCCCTTAGCTGCAGTAGAAGGTGTTGAGGAAATTTATAACGTAAAGATAGAACATGATATAATGAAGGAGATAGAAAGGCTAGTTAATCAATCTACCTTTCAGCCTACATTTAATCAACCTATGTTTCAGCCAATTATACAACAACCAGTAATGCTTCCAATGCAAGAGAAAATTTGTAAGGCATGCGGATATAGAAATCCTCTAAACGCTAGGTTCTGTATGAATTGTGGAAATCCTCTCTAA
- the nadC gene encoding carboxylating nicotinate-nucleotide diphosphorylase, with translation MIEQIFISKLMQFLEEDYYPEDLTSRIVEGYKIRSYVRSKDEGILAGNKFIIPFLNYLGFHVKSSMVDGVEVKKGDNLLVFEGDADKSLSVERLVLNLLGKLSGIATATYTMVKLAREVNPTVRIAGTRKTTPGLRVFEKYAIEVGGGDPHRFNLSDAVLIKDNHLAIIGNIEKAVKMARQIASFTKKIEIEVSSYEDAIKAYRAGVDAILLDNMSVNEIEEVVSELKGKVILEASGRITPENVKSYAKTGVDIISSGYITHSSRSLDFSMDVEVTSPQ, from the coding sequence ATGATAGAGCAAATCTTCATTTCAAAGCTAATGCAGTTCTTGGAGGAAGACTATTATCCTGAAGATCTAACCAGCAGGATAGTTGAAGGATATAAAATAAGATCCTATGTAAGATCTAAGGATGAAGGAATTCTTGCAGGTAATAAGTTCATAATTCCTTTCCTTAATTATTTAGGTTTCCACGTTAAATCATCAATGGTTGACGGTGTTGAAGTTAAAAAAGGAGATAATTTACTAGTGTTTGAAGGGGATGCTGACAAGTCTTTATCTGTAGAAAGACTCGTACTTAACCTTTTAGGCAAGTTGTCAGGAATAGCCACTGCAACTTATACAATGGTTAAACTCGCTAGAGAAGTTAACCCGACTGTCAGGATTGCAGGCACTAGGAAAACTACTCCGGGTTTAAGAGTTTTTGAGAAGTATGCAATAGAGGTTGGTGGAGGAGACCCTCATAGGTTTAATTTATCAGATGCTGTATTGATTAAAGACAATCACCTTGCAATTATAGGTAATATTGAGAAGGCAGTAAAAATGGCAAGACAAATAGCTAGTTTTACTAAAAAGATAGAAATTGAAGTATCAAGCTATGAAGATGCGATAAAGGCGTATAGAGCAGGAGTTGACGCAATATTGTTGGATAATATGAGCGTTAATGAGATTGAGGAAGTGGTTTCTGAGCTTAAAGGAAAAGTAATCCTAGAGGCTTCTGGCAGAATAACTCCGGAAAACGTTAAAAGTTATGCTAAAACTGGAGTTGATATAATTTCGAGCGGTTATATTACTCATTCATCTAGATCTTTAGATTTTTCAATGGACGTTGAGGTAACTTCTCCACAATAA
- a CDS encoding GMP synthase subunit A, with protein sequence MKVGLVYYGGQYNHLILKNLKYLGVEVEVVNINADLEYTKKFDCMIFSGGPYSVEQEINKMGNSPLFVKELSVPKLGICLGHQLLAYVLGGKVGKANNPEFGLARITIDDHDTILQGLKKEFNAWESHNDEVKEVPPGFFAIAHSENTKVEAMVNKDSSIFGVQFHPEVKHTEDGIEIFKNFLTVCKK encoded by the coding sequence GTGAAAGTAGGACTAGTTTATTACGGTGGTCAATACAATCACCTCATACTGAAGAATTTAAAATACTTAGGAGTAGAGGTAGAAGTGGTTAATATTAACGCTGATTTGGAATATACTAAGAAATTTGATTGTATGATATTTAGCGGTGGCCCTTATTCCGTGGAACAGGAGATTAATAAGATGGGTAATTCTCCTTTATTTGTTAAGGAACTTAGTGTACCAAAATTAGGCATTTGCTTAGGACATCAACTTTTAGCTTATGTTTTAGGAGGCAAAGTTGGCAAGGCTAATAATCCAGAATTTGGACTTGCTAGGATAACTATTGACGATCACGACACAATTCTACAAGGTTTAAAGAAGGAATTCAATGCGTGGGAGAGCCATAATGACGAAGTCAAAGAAGTTCCTCCTGGCTTTTTTGCTATTGCACATAGTGAGAATACTAAAGTTGAGGCAATGGTTAATAAAGATTCGTCGATCTTTGGAGTTCAGTTCCACCCTGAAGTTAAGCATACAGAGGACGGAATAGAGATATTTAAGAACTTCTTAACCGTATGTAAAAAGTAA
- a CDS encoding ABC transporter ATP-binding protein: MIFIENLMKTFDGKEVLKGVSFEVKKGSITGFIGPNGAGKTTTIKIIAGLIRKSGGKVEVLGEDPWDNPKVHEKMSVIFTNLVYPQENTVEEYLKDICRIYGADITDFVDEFKLKDHLKKKLSQLSSGLAQRVQLVASLIKNPELIIADEPTANLDPPARIEFYEEVKKLNKRGVTFFISSHILSELEKIITDVVFINEGKITFQGKIEKALKEAEEEEILLVVNDPEKAIKIIGGKIEGSYIKVKGKVRDIVDRLDDAGIEIISLRRSSLDDAFKKLSNI, from the coding sequence ATGATATTTATAGAAAATTTGATGAAAACTTTTGATGGGAAAGAAGTTCTTAAAGGGGTTTCCTTTGAAGTAAAGAAGGGTTCTATAACTGGCTTTATAGGTCCAAACGGTGCCGGAAAAACTACTACAATAAAGATCATTGCAGGATTAATAAGAAAATCTGGAGGAAAAGTTGAGGTTTTAGGAGAAGACCCTTGGGATAACCCAAAAGTTCATGAGAAGATGTCGGTGATCTTCACTAACCTAGTTTATCCTCAAGAAAATACCGTGGAAGAATATTTAAAAGACATATGTAGGATTTACGGTGCTGATATTACTGACTTTGTTGACGAATTCAAACTTAAGGATCATCTTAAGAAAAAGCTTTCGCAACTATCTTCCGGCTTGGCTCAGAGAGTTCAACTAGTTGCTTCACTTATAAAAAACCCTGAGTTAATCATTGCTGATGAACCTACTGCAAATCTAGATCCACCTGCTAGGATAGAATTCTATGAAGAAGTCAAGAAGCTAAATAAACGAGGAGTTACGTTCTTTATTTCATCCCACATCTTGTCAGAATTGGAGAAAATAATTACTGACGTAGTGTTCATAAACGAAGGTAAAATCACCTTCCAAGGTAAAATCGAGAAAGCTCTGAAGGAAGCTGAAGAAGAAGAGATACTGCTGGTAGTCAACGATCCTGAAAAGGCAATAAAAATAATAGGAGGAAAAATTGAAGGCTCTTATATAAAGGTTAAAGGAAAAGTTAGAGATATAGTTGATAGATTAGATGACGCAGGGATTGAAATAATAAGCTTAAGAAGGTCGTCCTTAGATGATGCGTTCAAGAAATTATCAAATATTTAG
- a CDS encoding YkgJ family cysteine cluster protein: MNADEVNILTKRALRADIESLRKVVNFLSQYDAPIAKFAIYSIIYQFAMNNVIDLGKECETCGGKCCKAGYPVPVYDFDFKEMKRKIKDLRLEKKDGFYLLPRPCQFQKGWICTINSFKPYACLSYPFATEDEQEELLKSYDGNGIPDFKVPEFCIAGKKVKEFMNKLVEELRKEKGREPTPTELLERVISLYERRR, encoded by the coding sequence ATGAACGCTGATGAAGTAAATATTCTTACAAAGAGAGCCTTAAGAGCTGACATTGAGAGTTTAAGAAAAGTTGTGAATTTTCTTAGTCAGTACGACGCACCTATAGCTAAGTTTGCGATTTATTCAATAATTTACCAATTTGCTATGAACAACGTAATAGATCTAGGAAAGGAGTGTGAGACATGCGGTGGAAAATGTTGTAAAGCAGGTTATCCGGTTCCAGTTTACGATTTTGACTTTAAGGAAATGAAGAGAAAGATAAAGGACTTGCGTTTAGAAAAGAAGGACGGTTTCTATTTGCTACCTAGACCTTGCCAGTTTCAGAAAGGCTGGATTTGCACTATAAATTCTTTTAAACCTTATGCGTGCTTATCTTACCCCTTTGCCACAGAGGACGAACAGGAAGAATTGCTAAAGAGTTATGATGGTAATGGTATTCCAGACTTTAAAGTTCCAGAATTTTGTATTGCAGGTAAAAAAGTAAAGGAATTTATGAACAAACTCGTGGAAGAACTGAGAAAGGAAAAAGGTAGAGAACCTACACCAACAGAACTCCTAGAAAGGGTTATAAGCCTTTATGAGAGGCGACGCTAA